Part of the Streptomyces sp. WMMC500 genome is shown below.
TCCGACGGCCCCTTGCGCCCGACCGCCGCGAGCCCTTCCGCGAACCGCGCGAGCAGCCCCGGCTCGACCAGCAGCGCGCCCACCATGGGCAGGATCTGCTGGTAGAAGGCCACGGCCTTGTCGGCGACGGCCCGTAGGCACTCGTCGACGCTGCGCCCGCCCGGGTCGTCGGCCATCTCGGAGAGCAGCCCGCCGAGGTGCGGCAGCCGCTCGAACAGGACGCGGAGGAAGATGTCCTCCTTGTTGACGAAGTGCTTGTAGAGCAGCGCCTCCGAGCAGCCCGCCTCGCGCGCGATCTCCTTGGTGGTCGCGTGCACGAATCCGGCGGTACGGACGAGGCGC
Proteins encoded:
- a CDS encoding TetR/AcrR family transcriptional regulator; the encoded protein is MPTSPSRPAPERIVDAAERLVRTAGFVHATTKEIAREAGCSEALLYKHFVNKEDIFLRVLFERLPHLGGLLSEMADDPGGRSVDECLRAVADKAVAFYQQILPMVGALLVEPGLLARFAEGLAAVGRKGPSEAGDALAAYLVRERERGRIRADADPRAAAALLLGACFQRAFFLAFGGAAAAQPADEFAASLSRTVWAALSPPPAP